Proteins encoded together in one Candidatus Aminicenantes bacterium window:
- a CDS encoding DUF6305 family protein: MRKVLIVLLAVAALASLAAAQAVVPKAKLPILTTSAGQSNDVNALNIVLEEADLKYDYCDVPTPELLAAGVGLGGKQSAEGFHVESNTDLAKFPKGTPYKAVIFAIGASLKGMGASGLTIDTEEARVKKLVDYCKKNKIMLIAVHVGGEAGRGPAGSDNERMIDAVAPMADFIVVTKDSNKDGRFSKIAEKGKIAFQQVDYALGLVDIVKKMFN, translated from the coding sequence ATGAGAAAAGTCCTGATCGTCCTACTCGCCGTCGCGGCCCTGGCCTCCCTGGCCGCGGCCCAGGCGGTTGTCCCCAAGGCCAAGCTGCCGATCCTGACCACTTCGGCCGGGCAGAGCAATGACGTCAACGCCCTGAACATCGTGCTGGAAGAAGCCGACCTCAAGTACGACTACTGCGACGTCCCCACACCCGAGCTTCTCGCAGCCGGCGTCGGGCTGGGCGGCAAGCAGTCGGCCGAAGGCTTCCACGTCGAAAGCAACACCGACCTGGCCAAGTTCCCCAAGGGCACGCCCTACAAGGCCGTTATTTTCGCCATCGGCGCCAGCCTCAAGGGCATGGGTGCCTCGGGCCTGACCATCGACACCGAGGAAGCCCGGGTCAAGAAGCTCGTCGACTACTGCAAGAAGAACAAGATCATGCTCATCGCCGTCCACGTCGGCGGCGAGGCCGGGCGCGGCCCTGCCGGCAGCGACAACGAGCGGATGATCGACGCCGTCGCCCCCATGGCCGACTTCATCGTCGTGACCAAGGACAGCAACAAGGACGGGCGCTTCAGCAAGATCGCCGAGAAGGGCAAGATCGCCTTCCAGCAGGTCGACTACGCCCTGGGCCTGGTGGACATCGTCAAAAAGATGTTCAACTGA